GCTTTGAGTCTTTTGACCAGGTCTATGTCGTACACCATAAAAGCATACTTTGGTGGCTTGCCCACATAAGCCCACGTGAGCCTATGCAGCAGGGCATCGAGTCGCTGCATTACCTGATCTAAACTGGCAAAGTTTTCGGCCAATTGTTGTATAGCTGTAGCAGTGGGTTGTGCTTCTTTGTTTATGCTGTTTTTCATTGTTGTGACCTTATAGGTTCTCCTGATTGTCTTGCATCAGGTGTAAAAAACGAATGATAAAAACACCTTCATCGGAGAAGTTACCCCATAGTTTACCCACCGATTCTTGGTAGGCTTTTACGTCTTGTTGGGTCCAATTGGTAAACAATGCATATTCATTTTGGAGTTTTACTGCCCTAAAATCAGTAATTCCTTTAGCTTCGGCAATGGCTATAGCTTGCTCAATGCTGGTTATTGGCTTAGGTCTGGTCAGTGGGCGTATGTGCGAATGGTCTTCTGTAGGCAACGCCCGGTAATGGGGTGCAGGGCAAGCGTTTTGCAGGTCTTGTTTAATGGCTTGCCTCAATTGGTGTAAAAAATCGTAATCGCCCACTAAAAAGTAATTGGGCTGCGGGTTGCCAGCATACGCCAATGTCATTCTGTGCAGCAGGTTGTCAAACAGTTCTAATAGTTCGGCTTCGCTGCCAAAGGTTTCAATGACTTGTTGTATGGCGGTAGTGTTTGTTTGGGGGTTTTGCATAAGGGCAGAGGTTTAAGCGTTTAAAGGTTCGTTGTTGTTTTGGTTATTTTCATCGGGTCTTTGGTAAAGCCTCAACTCTTCAAATAACTTGTCGTGTTTCTCTTCTAGCTGGTCATAGTCTTGGCGAAGGTCTTTGTAACGTACTTCAAGTTCACCTGTGAGTATCTGTTTGATAATGGTATCGCACCACACCGCAAAATCAGGATTTATCCATCGGGCAAACAATACCACCAAATCAGGGTGGAAGTAAGTACCTTGAGTGATCCCTGCTTTTGAGTGATCACTTTTTGAAAAGTTGCCTTTAAAGGTTTTTACTACATCACTGTAGCCCAAGCAATGGTACTTACAAAATGCTTTTACATATTCGGTAAAATACTTTGATTTGATAAAGTTATCCAGCCTTTTAGCTTTCATTACTTTTATGGTTTGGGTAGCATTTATCCAGCCGTCGGGTGTAAACACTATTTCTTTGCCCAAGAAGGTTTTTTGTAGTTGGTTGTTCATCGATAGTATTTTTATTTTTTTGATGAATAGATGTGTAGAACATCATTAATTTCAGAGATATGATTTTCGTCAATCATTGCTATATTTGTATTGAGTGTATATTTTTAGTATAAGCTTGGTACAAATATATACTATTTTAGGTTTAAAAATACTATAAAGGTTTTTATTTTTACTAAATCGGTTGTTTTAGGCTGAAAAAAGTAATTAAGGTATGCTAGAAGAAGTAGCTAAAAGAATAACGTCTGCAAGAAAAAGTTTAGGACTGGGGCAAAAAGAACTGGAAAGAGAGCTTAATCTCTCTAAGGGTACTATAACAAAAATAGAAAACCTTACAAGAAAGATAGACTCTCATACGCTAATAGCTTTGTATGATAGGTTTTATGTATCGCCTAACTATATACTTTTGGGCTTGGGCGAGATGATATTAGAACAAGGTAGCAGTAATCAGGGCTGTGAGAATGTTAAAAGTAAAACTCTTGCCCATCTTTCAGCTTACATTGAAAGGCTTTTAGAGGATATTTCAACTATAAAAGAAGAGAGAGACGGGTATAAGAAAGCCTTGGCAAAAATATATGACAATACAGAAAAGGGAGATTCAAGTGTCTCTTCGGAGGGTAAAAGTGGCATTGCTTGATATCCAATCACAAACCTGTTTGGCTTTTTCATCTTCAGTAAGCTCATTTTCTTGCTCTAGAGTGCCATCCTTTTTTGCAGTATGAACCACTTTCAAGCTTCTTATTTTAACTATATTTTGACCTATATTTTCTGAACTTAACAATTGTAATTGTTCTCTTTTCTTTGCTTTAGTTTTGTGCCTTGCAAAAATAATGAGCACAATAACTAATAAAAACACCATTGATAGGAAACCCGCCAACCTTAGAGTAGCCACTGTTTGTAGGTGTTGTTTTGCCGAAATAGCTCTTTGATCAAACTCCAACTGTAGTAGGTTCCTTTTATGAAATAATTCTTTCCTTGATTTCACGTAAAACAACTGATCTTCTTTTATAATCTCCCTTAAGTTGTTATCGAGCAAATCATTTATCTTTTGACACACCAAGCTAAGTTCACTCAGTTTTTTCTGCTTAAAAAACAATATGCCTTTAGTTTTCAAAAGCAATGCTTTATTATATAAGCTACCGCTATTTATACTTTCTGCTAACCTTAAATATTTTTCCGCTAGATTGGAATTATTACTCTTAAGGTAGCATTGCGCTAAATGCAACGACACATTACATCTATCTTCATTTTTATTTCTAAGTTTTTGTGACTTTTTATAATAGAGCACAGCATCATCATACCGACCAAACATCTCGTTTGTTTTTGCAATAGTAAAAAAGTGATTGGCTTTAAGTATCTTATTGTTTTTTATTGTTAGTATTTTGCTGTATGCTTTATCTAAGTAAGCAAACGAAGAATCAGGTTTGTTGATATTGGCATAAGCTTTACCGATTGTAGTATACACAGCATATAAATAATTGGCATGAAAACCACTATTAACCACCTCCTGACCCAATCGTATAGCTTCGTAAGGCTTGTTTAAACTCATGCAATTATTAGCAATATTGACTTGAACATATGCTTGCCAGGCCTTATCTTGTGTGTTAATAGATAAGTTGTAAAATTTATTACTTTTGTTATACTCCTTGCTTATCCTATAAATGTGCCCTAGCAAAAAACTAGCTTTTCTTTTTTCTTTATTATTAGCCG
This is a stretch of genomic DNA from Microscilla marina ATCC 23134. It encodes these proteins:
- a CDS encoding KilA-N domain-containing protein, producing the protein MNNQLQKTFLGKEIVFTPDGWINATQTIKVMKAKRLDNFIKSKYFTEYVKAFCKYHCLGYSDVVKTFKGNFSKSDHSKAGITQGTYFHPDLVVLFARWINPDFAVWCDTIIKQILTGELEVRYKDLRQDYDQLEEKHDKLFEELRLYQRPDENNQNNNEPLNA
- a CDS encoding helix-turn-helix domain-containing protein, with the protein product MLEEVAKRITSARKSLGLGQKELERELNLSKGTITKIENLTRKIDSHTLIALYDRFYVSPNYILLGLGEMILEQGSSNQGCENVKSKTLAHLSAYIERLLEDISTIKEERDGYKKALAKIYDNTEKGDSSVSSEGKSGIA
- a CDS encoding tetratricopeptide repeat protein, with product MIKGIVNLNYIIRSLEKKMRIITLTLLLLLNATVVTFSQKNTEKSAFNKLYLKALPLVQNNDIDSAKIVAFNAFNIAANNKEKRKASFLLGHIYRISKEYNKSNKFYNLSINTQDKAWQAYVQVNIANNCMSLNKPYEAIRLGQEVVNSGFHANYLYAVYTTIGKAYANINKPDSSFAYLDKAYSKILTIKNNKILKANHFFTIAKTNEMFGRYDDAVLYYKKSQKLRNKNEDRCNVSLHLAQCYLKSNNSNLAEKYLRLAESINSGSLYNKALLLKTKGILFFKQKKLSELSLVCQKINDLLDNNLREIIKEDQLFYVKSRKELFHKRNLLQLEFDQRAISAKQHLQTVATLRLAGFLSMVFLLVIVLIIFARHKTKAKKREQLQLLSSENIGQNIVKIRSLKVVHTAKKDGTLEQENELTEDEKAKQVCDWISSNATFTLRRDT